One Niabella beijingensis DNA window includes the following coding sequences:
- a CDS encoding glycosyl hydrolase 115 family protein: MKRSFILCFLTLLVFDVGAQYFITENAGSNDFPIVTATGVASIFVEASEDTLIHKTAALLQKDIEKVTGKTPRLVDKIDASNNVIIIGTVGRMTGVRQLMKNNRIDASVLKGKWEAFKLQNIRKPFRGVQNALIIIGSDRRGAAYGVVELSRQMGVSPWYWWADVPVRKQKEVYFKNGVYNYPSPSVKYRGIFINDEAPAFSGWTKEKFGGFNHKMYEHLFELLLRLKANYLWPAMWGNAFNDDDTLNPVLAHRWGIVMGTSHHEPMLRAQTEWKRYGKGAWDYERNEKGLQSFWKKGIENMRGHESILTIGMRGDGDEPMTTRTATALLERIVKDQRKIVEEVTGKPASETPQLWALYKEVQDYYDKGMRVPDDVTLLLCDDNWGNIRRLPDLNAEPRKGGYGIYYHFDYVGGPRNYKWINTNNIARVWEQMHLAYEHNARQVWIVNVGDLKPMELPTSFFLDYAWNVDNWNEDNLSGYYLKWATQQFGGIYAKEIARILATYAQYASRRKPELLDAKSYSITNYNEANRVAEAWNLLQKKAEEINARIPQEQKSAFYQLVLYPVKAYGNLQHMYTALAWNDYYAKRNNLLANKYAGEAIQFYKNDSLITVAYHQLNNGKWNHMMSQKHIGYTSWQEPAVQKMPEVRYVKEGSVRNAESTVLSTPPASPGIAGDDKGPAFYEKDGYVSITASNFTRKKEQPGIAWKLIPGIGREGDGITTFPVTRNISRLSKNKPQLQYDFYTSGKGNVKLNIYTSPTLNYTDSENGLQYAISIDDGEPQIVSINKFKVDSHPWARTVSDNINITDTDHRIDKEGKHTLKYWMISPGVVLQKLVVDMGGLKQSYLGPPETKIENR, from the coding sequence ATGAAGAGGAGTTTTATTTTGTGTTTTCTGACACTTTTAGTTTTCGATGTCGGCGCCCAATATTTTATAACTGAAAATGCCGGTAGTAACGACTTTCCCATTGTTACGGCTACCGGTGTGGCGTCCATATTTGTAGAAGCTTCGGAAGACACGCTGATCCATAAAACGGCCGCGCTGTTGCAAAAAGATATAGAAAAGGTGACGGGAAAAACCCCTCGGCTTGTCGATAAAATTGATGCTTCGAATAATGTGATCATCATTGGTACGGTTGGCCGAATGACGGGCGTCAGACAGCTGATGAAGAATAACCGGATTGATGCAAGTGTCCTGAAAGGCAAGTGGGAAGCATTTAAACTGCAAAATATCAGAAAACCCTTCCGCGGCGTTCAAAATGCACTGATTATTATAGGAAGCGACAGGCGGGGTGCTGCGTATGGAGTTGTTGAGCTTTCCCGGCAAATGGGCGTTTCTCCCTGGTATTGGTGGGCTGATGTACCTGTCAGAAAGCAAAAAGAAGTGTATTTCAAAAACGGAGTGTATAATTACCCTTCTCCTTCAGTAAAATACCGTGGTATTTTTATTAATGATGAGGCTCCTGCATTTAGTGGCTGGACAAAGGAAAAGTTTGGCGGTTTTAATCATAAAATGTATGAGCATTTATTTGAGCTGCTGCTCCGGCTCAAAGCAAATTATTTATGGCCGGCTATGTGGGGGAATGCCTTTAATGATGATGATACGCTTAACCCGGTATTAGCGCATCGCTGGGGTATTGTAATGGGCACGTCTCATCATGAGCCCATGCTGAGGGCCCAGACCGAATGGAAACGATATGGCAAAGGTGCGTGGGATTATGAAAGAAACGAAAAGGGACTGCAATCGTTTTGGAAAAAGGGAATAGAAAATATGCGCGGTCATGAAAGTATCCTTACGATTGGGATGCGGGGCGATGGCGATGAGCCGATGACAACAAGAACCGCAACAGCGCTCCTGGAAAGGATAGTAAAAGATCAGCGGAAAATTGTGGAAGAAGTGACCGGGAAACCTGCGTCCGAAACCCCACAACTATGGGCACTGTACAAAGAGGTACAGGATTACTACGACAAAGGAATGCGTGTGCCCGATGATGTTACGCTTTTATTGTGCGATGATAACTGGGGCAATATCCGCCGGTTACCTGATTTGAATGCAGAACCCCGTAAAGGTGGATATGGTATTTATTATCATTTTGATTATGTAGGTGGCCCAAGAAATTACAAGTGGATCAACACCAATAATATAGCCAGGGTGTGGGAGCAAATGCACCTGGCATATGAGCACAATGCCCGCCAGGTATGGATTGTAAATGTGGGCGACTTAAAGCCCATGGAACTGCCGACAAGCTTTTTCCTTGATTATGCGTGGAATGTAGATAACTGGAATGAAGATAATCTATCCGGTTATTACCTGAAATGGGCGACCCAACAGTTTGGCGGTATTTATGCAAAGGAAATTGCCCGGATTCTGGCAACCTATGCCCAGTATGCCTCCCGCCGGAAGCCGGAACTGTTAGATGCAAAAAGTTACAGCATTACCAATTATAATGAAGCCAACCGGGTAGCAGAAGCGTGGAATTTATTACAAAAAAAGGCGGAGGAGATTAATGCCAGAATACCGCAGGAACAGAAAAGCGCGTTTTATCAATTGGTATTGTACCCGGTGAAAGCTTATGGGAATCTTCAGCATATGTATACGGCGCTGGCCTGGAATGACTATTACGCAAAGCGAAATAATTTGCTGGCAAATAAATATGCCGGTGAAGCAATACAGTTTTACAAGAACGACTCCTTAATAACGGTTGCCTACCACCAGCTGAATAATGGAAAATGGAACCACATGATGTCCCAGAAGCATATAGGCTATACTTCCTGGCAGGAACCGGCAGTGCAAAAGATGCCGGAGGTAAGGTACGTGAAAGAAGGCAGCGTCCGGAACGCTGAAAGCACTGTTTTATCAACACCGCCTGCTTCGCCCGGGATTGCCGGAGATGACAAAGGACCTGCATTCTATGAAAAAGACGGGTACGTTTCTATTACTGCGTCGAACTTTACAAGAAAAAAAGAACAGCCCGGTATAGCATGGAAACTAATTCCGGGTATTGGTCGCGAAGGGGACGGTATCACCACTTTCCCTGTTACCAGGAACATCAGTAGGTTGTCAAAAAACAAACCCCAGCTTCAATATGATTTTTATACATCCGGCAAGGGTAATGTTAAGCTGAATATTTATACCTCCCCAACGCTTAACTATACCGACAGTGAGAACGGCCTGCAATATGCTATTTCTATTGACGACGGTGAGCCGCAAATAGTATCCATCAATAAATTTAAGGTAGACAGCCACCCCTGGGCCCGAACTGTATCGGATAATATAAACATTACGGATACCGATCACAGGATTGATAAAGAAGGTAAACACACGCTGAAGTACTGGATGATCAGCCCGGGTGTGGTATTGCAAAAGTTAGTAGTGGATATGGGAGGCCTGAAACAAAGTTACCTCGGACCTCCAGAAACGAAGATCGAAAACCGGTAA
- a CDS encoding SDR family oxidoreductase gives MQQTIFITGASSGLGKATAKLFQSRGWKVIATMRNPEKAAELSTLEHVTLLPLDVTNVSQIQSTVNAATAQGVDVVFNNAGYGLIGPLEALSDEQIVRQLTTNLLGVIRVTQAFIPYFREKKKGLFISTTSIGGLIAFPFGSTYHATKWALEGWSESMAFELNSFGVNIKTVSPGGIETDFAGRSLDLTSSAAYDPMIQAMMNGFGAMMQTASTAKQIAEVVYEAATDGKNKLRYVAGEDAKALYAQRLEQGDETFRAWLGKQFLHH, from the coding sequence ATGCAACAGACAATTTTTATTACAGGAGCCTCCTCGGGCCTGGGAAAAGCTACCGCAAAACTGTTTCAAAGCCGGGGCTGGAAGGTGATCGCCACGATGCGCAACCCTGAAAAAGCTGCCGAACTATCCACCCTGGAGCATGTTACCCTCCTGCCGCTGGATGTAACCAATGTATCACAGATCCAATCCACCGTAAACGCAGCCACGGCTCAGGGGGTGGATGTGGTATTCAACAACGCAGGCTATGGATTGATTGGCCCGCTGGAAGCACTCAGCGATGAGCAGATCGTGCGGCAACTGACCACCAACCTGCTGGGTGTGATCCGTGTAACACAGGCTTTTATCCCCTATTTCAGGGAAAAGAAAAAGGGCCTCTTTATCTCCACTACCTCTATCGGTGGGCTTATCGCCTTTCCGTTCGGGTCTACGTACCATGCCACCAAATGGGCTTTGGAAGGCTGGAGCGAGAGCATGGCGTTTGAACTGAACAGCTTTGGTGTAAACATCAAGACCGTATCACCCGGCGGCATTGAAACGGATTTTGCAGGGCGCTCGCTGGATCTGACAAGCAGTGCAGCATACGACCCGATGATACAGGCAATGATGAATGGCTTTGGTGCAATGATGCAAACGGCCTCCACTGCGAAACAAATTGCTGAAGTGGTATATGAGGCCGCCACGGATGGCAAAAATAAACTGCGTTATGTAGCCGGCGAAGACGCGAAAGCACTGTACGCCCAACGGCTGGAACAGGGCGATGAGACCTTCCGCGCCTGGCTGGGAAAACAATTTTTGCATCATTAA
- a CDS encoding sulfatase: MKQRCFLLLFFVFSLSASAQQRPNIIVFLVDDMGWQDCSLPFWKERTPLNKRYHTPNMERLAAEGMQFTNAYAAPVCTPSRTAMLTGMNPAHLRITNWTSPAKNNNTDAPDDQFAPADWNINGLSPVPGIERTAYATPFPGLLKEAGYYTIHVGKAHWGSVGTPGASPYNMGFMVNIAGHAAGHPQSYWASENYGNFPRQQPKAQAVPDLEQYFGTDTFLTEALTLEALKALETPIERKQPFYLNMAHYAVHTPIMADPRFIKKYLDAGIDSTEAAYATLVEGMDKSLGDIMDYLKHKGVDGNTVIIFMSDNGGLSLAGARGGKAHTQNLPLRAGKGSVYEGGIREPMIVKYPGVVKPGTIAEQYVIIEDFFPTILELAGIKNYKLIQQLDGRSFVPLLKNPALKDATRDLVWHYPNKWQNAGGPGINYFSAVRKGDWKLVYSLRTGKAELYNLKEDIGETNDLAAQQPATTRELQSLLGRRLKDWNAPMPVDKKTNRPVAVP; encoded by the coding sequence ATGAAACAACGATGCTTCCTTTTATTATTTTTCGTTTTTTCGTTGTCTGCATCCGCGCAGCAACGCCCCAATATTATCGTATTCCTGGTGGATGATATGGGATGGCAGGATTGTTCCTTACCCTTCTGGAAAGAAAGAACGCCACTGAACAAACGGTACCATACGCCCAATATGGAACGGCTGGCGGCGGAAGGGATGCAATTCACCAATGCCTATGCAGCACCGGTATGTACGCCTTCGCGCACGGCAATGCTTACCGGAATGAACCCGGCACACCTGCGGATCACCAACTGGACATCACCCGCAAAGAACAACAATACCGATGCCCCCGATGATCAGTTTGCACCGGCAGACTGGAACATCAACGGGCTAAGCCCCGTACCGGGTATTGAACGGACGGCCTATGCCACACCTTTCCCCGGCCTGTTAAAAGAGGCGGGCTATTATACCATTCATGTGGGCAAAGCACACTGGGGCTCGGTGGGTACACCAGGTGCCAGCCCGTACAATATGGGCTTTATGGTGAACATAGCAGGACATGCCGCCGGTCACCCGCAAAGCTATTGGGCCAGTGAGAACTATGGCAATTTTCCCAGGCAGCAACCGAAGGCACAGGCCGTACCTGACCTGGAACAGTATTTTGGAACGGATACTTTTTTAACCGAGGCGCTTACGCTGGAAGCATTGAAAGCACTGGAAACGCCCATAGAACGGAAGCAGCCTTTTTATCTGAACATGGCGCACTACGCCGTGCACACGCCCATTATGGCCGATCCGCGTTTTATAAAGAAGTACCTCGATGCCGGGATCGATAGTACAGAAGCCGCCTATGCCACCCTGGTGGAAGGGATGGACAAAAGTCTGGGCGATATTATGGACTACCTGAAACACAAAGGAGTGGACGGGAATACGGTGATCATTTTTATGAGTGATAACGGCGGGCTGAGTCTGGCTGGCGCAAGAGGCGGCAAAGCGCATACCCAGAACCTGCCGCTGCGGGCCGGTAAGGGTTCTGTGTACGAAGGCGGTATCCGCGAGCCGATGATCGTAAAATATCCCGGTGTGGTAAAACCCGGCACCATCGCTGAACAATATGTAATCATCGAAGATTTCTTTCCTACTATACTGGAACTGGCGGGTATAAAGAATTATAAATTGATACAACAACTGGATGGCAGGAGTTTTGTACCGTTGTTAAAGAACCCGGCATTAAAAGATGCCACGCGCGACCTGGTGTGGCATTACCCCAACAAATGGCAGAATGCCGGAGGCCCGGGCATCAACTATTTCAGCGCGGTAAGAAAAGGCGACTGGAAGCTGGTATACAGCCTGCGTACCGGCAAGGCGGAGCTGTATAATCTGAAAGAGGATATTGGAGAAACAAACGATCTTGCTGCACAGCAGCCGGCTACAACCAGGGAGCTGCAGTCCCTGCTGGGCCGGCGGCTGAAGGACTGGAACGCTCCCATGCCGGTGGATAAAAAAACAAACCGGCCCGTAGCAGTACCTTAA
- a CDS encoding alpha/beta hydrolase, with the protein MSKQVLFIQGGGDDGFTADAPLAASLQEALGAAYQVHYPQVQADEIIMEVARQWLHHIDKQIAAASDGLILTGHSLGGSMLLKYLSENTVRITIAGVFLVAPPYWNGDQDWVQPLKLQEGFPAQLPKDIPLFFYQCRDDEVVPFDHFTRYRQQLPRSVFRELPSGGHQFNDDLSIVATDIESL; encoded by the coding sequence ATGAGCAAACAGGTACTTTTCATACAGGGTGGCGGTGACGACGGTTTTACTGCCGATGCACCATTGGCCGCCTCATTACAGGAAGCGCTGGGCGCCGCTTACCAGGTACATTATCCCCAGGTGCAGGCCGATGAAATCATTATGGAAGTAGCCCGCCAATGGCTTCACCATATCGACAAACAGATCGCTGCTGCCAGCGACGGGCTTATTCTAACGGGCCATTCCCTAGGGGGCTCCATGCTGCTAAAATACCTCTCAGAGAACACCGTCAGAATAACCATTGCCGGAGTGTTCCTCGTCGCGCCCCCCTACTGGAACGGCGATCAGGATTGGGTGCAGCCGTTAAAGCTGCAGGAAGGTTTTCCAGCGCAACTGCCGAAAGACATCCCGCTTTTTTTCTATCAATGCAGGGATGACGAAGTGGTGCCGTTCGACCACTTCACACGTTACCGGCAACAGCTGCCCCGGTCCGTTTTTCGTGAATTGCCCAGCGGTGGCCATCAGTTCAATGATGACCTGTCCATAGTAGCAACCGATATCGAGAGCCTGTAG
- a CDS encoding hybrid sensor histidine kinase/response regulator transcription factor translates to MDRRFELHEEQIRYVTQLPDRRLVVFTESTVNLFNGGGFKKIDVDEKNVIALDEYTPYQYKGYLTDGRLWVKNQNRLIVINIAAEKSQEDPLDYLKSLGFPAPPVNLFVDTYGDIWVLTKTEKLYRYDQREKKVSVFLETVTANGLKNDQLLDIARLNGLVYLFYRSGLMRCLDEATGKEVYQENFQKEGYADTRTRLWVNVVGPYLYLVRNDVGQGQLVRFDTRNRSAAVLLETKQYWLNNLTADKSGNFWISAKVGMWYFPSGADAGRYYPYLTLTDGRREDNEAYTLLYDQQGGLWVGTFNKGLYYYHPSRSRFLNIDKSFFEQGEGDDLRIYSVLSSAGKLWVGALDGLYRTDWKNGAPVGKFKKAMAGSEVRALYRSKSGTVWVGLSEGLYVLGNDGSLSRHLDIPVTYISETAEGSLWICTPNRGLYLYDPVAKKATLLFSAAVLNGVKQVISWNRYWAGVSAKGLFFIDKSDHSLHLSTDSTGIKNRSYPLIKDYFICIFSDDEGLLWIGSFGNLYVWDPAKKKLYQLGAGEGLVNQNIKGIIQDKDKTLWVTTSRGISNIQKVSADTGYHFIVQNYNRYDGVMDHTFSERAVYADTLQELFFGGVDGLNMLNRDIRVHTYETLSPVLSGFKLFGKPVSEGAADDGRIILEHAVASSDRIILRYNQNFFSIDFAGLNYINPSNTYFKYRLEGVDDDWRVERSASGTGEATYTRLAPGEYRFLLFASADGNRWSETPRSLLIVIEPPFWLTIYAKLIYAILLMAVGWYLYRHFKQRNEQKRQKQHKEAVEQAKAAFITNISHELRTPLTLITTPLKSLITRVTDTEVKNDLQRISNNSDLLLDNINQLLEFKKVDEAAEVLQLKYVTNLSFLKELFEVYAPLGKEKHIHFDAMVQDIDKEMWIDTSKVTRLVTNLLSNAFKFTPAGEHVVAEAGLNAEMDLLIIKVKDTGVGISKEDQARIFDRFYQSANQIDGNTGSGIGLFMAKQYAEMHGGTIAVSGRRGEGSLFEVRLPVDERKPGAGDSESKDEQKKTILVVEDHDGLREFVKRELDGSYNVLTANNGVVGLEMALQQHPDLIITDRMMPEMNGDELSKRVRGDISVSHIPIIMLTARTSDQARFEGYESGVDAYLVKPFDMELLRLRIRKLMQLAEARRRSFGTEREIKVAAITTNTLDKELLERALQCVNGNLDNPDYSVEKFSSDMLMDRTGLYRKLMALTGQSPTNFVRTIRLNRAAELLLEKQLPVSEIAAEVGFNSVSYFSKCFHEKFGKTPSQYGE, encoded by the coding sequence TTGGACAGAAGATTTGAGCTCCATGAAGAGCAAATCCGTTATGTAACGCAATTACCGGACAGAAGGCTGGTCGTTTTTACAGAAAGTACTGTTAATTTATTCAATGGCGGAGGGTTTAAAAAAATTGATGTTGACGAAAAAAACGTAATAGCGCTGGACGAATATACGCCGTATCAATACAAAGGATATTTGACTGATGGCAGGCTTTGGGTAAAAAATCAGAACCGGCTTATTGTAATAAACATTGCCGCCGAAAAGAGCCAGGAGGATCCCCTGGATTATTTAAAAAGTCTTGGGTTCCCGGCCCCGCCTGTAAACCTTTTTGTTGATACTTATGGTGACATTTGGGTGCTTACAAAGACTGAAAAGTTGTATCGTTATGACCAACGGGAAAAGAAAGTATCCGTCTTTTTGGAAACAGTAACAGCTAATGGATTAAAGAACGATCAGCTGCTCGATATTGCAAGACTTAATGGACTGGTTTACCTTTTTTATCGATCAGGCCTGATGCGGTGCCTGGATGAAGCTACCGGCAAAGAAGTGTACCAGGAGAACTTTCAAAAAGAAGGATACGCGGATACCCGGACGCGGCTTTGGGTTAACGTGGTGGGACCGTATTTGTACCTTGTGCGAAATGATGTTGGGCAGGGGCAGCTGGTAAGATTTGATACCCGGAATCGCAGCGCTGCTGTATTACTGGAAACGAAACAGTATTGGCTCAATAATCTTACTGCAGATAAGTCGGGGAATTTCTGGATTTCAGCAAAAGTGGGAATGTGGTATTTCCCGTCAGGAGCAGATGCCGGAAGGTACTATCCTTATCTTACATTGACGGATGGACGCAGGGAAGATAATGAGGCATATACGTTATTATATGATCAGCAGGGAGGTTTATGGGTGGGCACCTTTAATAAGGGATTGTATTATTATCATCCGTCGCGTTCCCGCTTTTTGAATATTGATAAAAGTTTTTTTGAACAGGGCGAGGGAGATGACCTGCGTATCTATAGCGTTCTTTCATCTGCAGGAAAGCTTTGGGTGGGCGCTTTAGATGGTTTATACAGGACAGACTGGAAAAACGGGGCACCGGTCGGAAAATTTAAAAAAGCAATGGCGGGCTCGGAGGTCCGGGCTTTGTACCGTTCAAAATCGGGTACGGTATGGGTAGGTTTATCTGAAGGCTTGTATGTTTTAGGTAATGACGGAAGCTTGAGCCGGCATCTGGATATACCTGTAACTTATATTTCGGAGACAGCAGAGGGATCCTTGTGGATATGCACGCCCAATCGCGGACTTTATCTGTATGATCCTGTGGCAAAGAAGGCTACCTTATTGTTTTCTGCTGCGGTATTGAACGGTGTCAAACAGGTGATTTCCTGGAACCGCTACTGGGCGGGTGTTTCAGCAAAAGGGCTTTTTTTTATTGATAAGAGCGATCATTCCCTGCACCTTTCCACCGATAGCACCGGAATTAAGAATCGTTCTTATCCACTGATAAAAGATTATTTCATCTGTATTTTTTCTGACGACGAGGGGCTCCTGTGGATCGGGTCATTCGGCAATTTATACGTCTGGGACCCCGCGAAAAAAAAGCTGTATCAGCTGGGAGCCGGTGAGGGACTGGTGAATCAGAACATCAAAGGGATTATTCAGGACAAGGATAAAACACTATGGGTGACAACATCCCGGGGTATTAGTAATATTCAAAAAGTATCGGCTGATACAGGGTATCATTTTATCGTACAGAATTATAACCGGTATGATGGAGTAATGGATCATACGTTTTCCGAACGCGCCGTTTATGCCGATACCCTGCAGGAGCTTTTTTTCGGAGGCGTCGATGGATTAAATATGCTCAATCGAGACATCCGGGTTCATACATATGAAACGCTGTCACCGGTTTTGTCTGGCTTCAAATTGTTTGGAAAGCCCGTAAGCGAGGGGGCTGCCGATGACGGGAGAATTATTCTGGAGCATGCGGTGGCAAGCTCTGACAGGATCATATTGCGCTATAACCAGAATTTTTTCAGTATTGACTTTGCAGGATTAAATTATATTAATCCTTCCAATACGTATTTCAAATACCGGTTAGAAGGGGTAGATGATGACTGGCGCGTGGAAAGATCGGCATCCGGTACGGGCGAAGCCACTTACACCAGACTGGCACCGGGCGAGTATCGGTTTCTGCTTTTTGCCAGCGCAGACGGTAACAGGTGGTCAGAAACGCCAAGGTCGCTGCTTATCGTAATTGAGCCTCCCTTCTGGCTGACAATTTATGCCAAATTAATCTATGCCATCTTACTGATGGCTGTTGGATGGTATTTATACAGGCATTTTAAACAACGCAATGAACAGAAACGACAAAAGCAGCATAAAGAAGCTGTAGAACAAGCGAAAGCCGCTTTTATTACGAACATAAGCCATGAACTAAGAACACCGTTGACGTTGATCACCACGCCGTTGAAATCGCTTATTACAAGGGTTACTGATACAGAAGTAAAAAATGATTTGCAACGGATAAGCAATAATTCCGATTTGTTACTGGATAATATCAACCAGTTATTGGAATTCAAAAAAGTTGATGAAGCAGCCGAAGTGCTCCAATTAAAATATGTTACCAACCTTTCTTTCCTAAAGGAGCTGTTTGAGGTGTATGCACCCCTTGGGAAAGAAAAGCACATACATTTTGATGCAATGGTACAGGATATTGATAAAGAAATGTGGATCGATACTTCGAAGGTGACCCGCCTGGTCACTAATCTGCTGTCCAATGCATTTAAGTTTACACCGGCAGGGGAGCATGTTGTTGCAGAAGCAGGCCTGAACGCGGAAATGGATTTGCTGATCATTAAAGTTAAAGATACCGGGGTGGGGATATCAAAAGAAGATCAGGCCCGGATCTTCGACAGGTTTTACCAGTCTGCTAATCAAATTGACGGTAACACCGGTAGTGGAATAGGACTGTTTATGGCGAAACAATATGCCGAAATGCATGGAGGAACTATCGCTGTTTCTGGCCGCAGGGGAGAAGGCTCCCTGTTTGAAGTCAGGTTGCCTGTTGATGAGCGGAAACCAGGCGCCGGTGACAGCGAGTCAAAAGATGAGCAGAAAAAAACAATCCTGGTGGTGGAAGATCATGACGGGCTTCGCGAGTTTGTGAAAAGGGAGCTGGACGGTTCTTACAATGTCCTGACGGCAAACAATGGTGTGGTTGGACTTGAAATGGCATTACAACAGCATCCCGACCTGATTATTACAGACAGGATGATGCCGGAAATGAATGGAGATGAGCTGAGTAAAAGAGTGAGGGGCGATATTTCAGTTTCGCATATTCCGATCATTATGCTTACGGCCAGAACCTCTGATCAGGCACGGTTTGAGGGGTATGAATCGGGGGTGGATGCCTATCTGGTAAAGCCATTTGATATGGAATTACTTCGTTTACGTATCCGTAAACTGATGCAGCTGGCGGAAGCCCGTCGCCGGTCTTTTGGTACGGAAAGAGAAATTAAGGTAGCTGCGATTACTACCAATACCCTGGATAAGGAACTATTGGAACGTGCGCTACAGTGTGTGAACGGAAATTTAGACAATCCCGACTATTCGGTCGAAAAATTCAGTTCCGATATGCTCATGGACCGCACCGGGTTATATCGAAAGCTAATGGCGCTTACCGGCCAATCGCCCACTAATTTTGTCAGAACGATACGACTTAACCGGGCGGCGGAATTGCTTTTAGAAAAACAACTCCCTGTTTCAGAAATTGCTGCTGAAGTCGGATTTAACAGTGTTTCTTATTTTTCCAAGTGCTTTCATGAAAAATTTGGAAAAACTCCCAGTCAGTACGGCGAATAA
- a CDS encoding C1 family peptidase, with translation MRKKYIFPLFFLLLACNHKSKEPAQPKLPESQYIFTPVKEMPALPVTEQGASGTCWSFSTASFLESEIMRLKGEQIKLSEMYFVRSAYLLKAQNYILRQGTARFTEGGLNHDPIISASFYGLLPESAYTGLINGQTQHNHFKLFKELEDSVKRYANPAGNPGVAWKQSVPQVLDKYLGPVPARFDYNGNTYTSQSFLAYTKLNPDDYITITSFSHVPFYKPFVLSIPANWANQELLNLPLDEFIDNINHAITSGYSVALDVDGTEPTFSAEQGVVSLPADTADNRRILTEFRPEKQVTQQLRQDAFENFQTTDDHLMHITGLVKDQQDHLYYKCKNSWGSQSGRKGYMYLSIPYMQMKAISVLLHKEGLADSTADRLSRYLR, from the coding sequence ATGAGAAAAAAATATATATTCCCTTTATTTTTCCTTTTGTTGGCATGTAATCATAAATCCAAAGAGCCCGCTCAGCCAAAGCTGCCGGAAAGCCAATACATTTTCACTCCTGTAAAGGAAATGCCGGCCTTACCGGTGACCGAACAGGGGGCTTCGGGTACCTGCTGGAGCTTTTCAACCGCCTCCTTCCTGGAGTCCGAGATCATGCGTCTGAAAGGAGAACAGATCAAACTATCCGAAATGTATTTTGTCCGGAGTGCTTATCTTTTAAAAGCTCAGAATTATATCCTGAGGCAAGGCACGGCCCGCTTTACCGAAGGGGGGCTCAATCATGATCCCATCATCAGCGCTTCCTTTTATGGCCTCCTGCCCGAATCGGCCTACACCGGACTGATCAACGGCCAAACCCAACACAACCATTTCAAGTTATTTAAGGAGTTGGAAGACTCGGTAAAAAGATATGCAAATCCGGCCGGTAACCCGGGAGTAGCCTGGAAGCAAAGCGTCCCCCAGGTACTGGATAAATACCTCGGGCCGGTTCCGGCCCGGTTTGACTATAATGGCAACACCTATACATCACAAAGCTTCCTGGCCTATACAAAACTGAATCCCGATGATTACATTACCATTACTTCTTTTTCCCATGTTCCTTTTTACAAGCCCTTTGTATTAAGTATACCGGCCAACTGGGCGAACCAGGAGCTCCTGAATCTTCCGCTTGATGAGTTTATTGACAATATTAACCATGCAATCACTTCCGGTTATTCTGTAGCCCTCGATGTAGATGGCACAGAGCCCACCTTTTCAGCTGAGCAGGGAGTAGTTTCACTGCCTGCAGATACCGCCGACAACCGGCGCATACTAACAGAATTCCGGCCGGAAAAGCAGGTAACACAACAGCTGCGCCAGGACGCTTTTGAAAATTTCCAAACCACCGATGACCATCTGATGCACATCACAGGGCTTGTAAAAGATCAACAGGACCATCTTTATTATAAATGCAAAAATTCCTGGGGCTCCCAATCCGGCCGAAAGGGATATATGTACCTTAGCATTCCTTATATGCAAATGAAAGCCATTTCTGTCCTGCTGCATAAAGAGGGCTTAGCCGATTCTACCGCTGACAGACTTTCCCGGTATTTAAGATAA